In Rattus norvegicus strain BN/NHsdMcwi chromosome 1, GRCr8, whole genome shotgun sequence, a genomic segment contains:
- the Vom2r65 gene encoding vomeronasal 2 receptor, 65 precursor has protein sequence MKKLCAFTIAFFSLKFCLILCSLTEPNCFWKIKKREVNDGDLQNECGFVLFTLESPIEENFYNHIINFSQIDLTENMNFFLVMFFATDEINKNPYLLSNMSLIFSIIAGLCEDTLGFLDKAYSNQNNNFQLINYFCGIKQRCDIGLRGPSWTTSLKLSIYSRTPKIFFGPFNPNLSDHDQFPYIYQIATKETYLLHGMVSLMFHFEWTWIGLVITDDDQGIQFHSDLREEMQRHVICLAFVIMIPESIQLYNTKFKIYDQQLMTSSSKFVIVYGKMNSTQELSFRRWAYLIARRIWITTSQLDVITYDKDFSLDFFHGTVIFAHHHNDIAIFRIFMQTINTSKYPVDISQSMLQWNHFNCSISKNKKKMDFFMLKNPLEWLTQHTFDMVLSEEGYNLYNAGYAVAHTYHELIFQQVESQEMAKPKGLFTDCQQVASLLKTRVFTNPVGELVNMSHKENQCAKYDIFIIWNFPKGLGLKVKIGSYFPCLPQSQQLHISEDWEVHATEYENVPSSVCSETCIAGFRKSHQKQTADCCFDCVQCQENEIANDTPTDMEQCVRCPDYSYANLEQTKCLQRVVTFLAYEDPLGMALGCLALSFSAITILVLVTFVKYRDTPIVKANNRILSYILLISLVFCFLCSLLFIGHPNQATCILQQATFAIFFTVAISTVLAKTVTVVTAFKLTTPGRRIRKMMIKGATNLLIPICTLIQLVLCGIWLVTSPPFIDRDMQSEHGKIIITCNKGSVIAFHFVLGYLGSLALGSFTVAFLARNLPDRFNEAKFLTFSMLVFYSVWITFLPVYHSTRGKVMVVLEVFSILASSAGLLGCIFIQKCYVLLLRPDLNVLQK, from the exons ATGAAGAAGCTGTGTGCTTTCACTATTGCCTTTTTTTCCCTGAAGTTTTGTCTCATCTTGTGCAGTTTGACTGAACCCAATTGCTTTTGGAAGATAAAGAAGAGAGAAGTTAATGATGGAGATTTGCAAAATGAGTGTGGTTTTGTCCTTTTTACACTTGAGAGCCctattgaagaaaatttttataaTCACATTATTAATTTTAG CCAAATCGACTTAACGg aaaatatgaatttttttctgGTAATGTTTTTTGCAACTGATGAGATCAACAAGAATCCCTATCTTTTATCCAACATGTCTTTGATATTTTCCATCATTGCTGGCCTGTGTGAAGATACACTGGGATTTCTGGataaagcatattcaaaccaaaacaacaatttTCAGCTAATTAATTATTTCTGTGGAATAAAGCAACGTTGTGATATAGGCCTTAGAGGACCATCATGGACAACATCCTTAAAACTATCAATTTATTCAAGAACACCAAAG attttctttggaccatttaatCCTAACCTGAGTGACCATGACCAGTTTCCCTATATCTATCAGATAGCAACCAAGGAAACATATTTGCTTCATGGCATGGTCTCCTTGATGTTTCATTTTGAATGGACTTGGATAGGACTGGTCATCACAGATGATGACCAAGGTATTCAGTTTCACTCAGAtttgagagaagaaatgcaaaggcatgtgatctgtttagcttttgtgatTATGATCCCAGAAAGCATTCAGTTATACAACACAAAGTTTAAGATATATGACCAACAACTTATGACATCTTCATCAAAGTTTGTTATCGTTTATGGCAAAATGAACTCCACTCAAGAACTCAGCTTTAGAAGATGGGCATATTTAATTGCACGGAGAATCTGGATCACAACTTCACAATTGGATGTCATCACATATGATAAAGATTTCAGCCTTGATTTCTTCCACGGGACTGTCATTTTTGCCCACCACCACAATGACATTGCTATATTTAGAATTTTTATGCAAACAATAAACACATCCAAATATCCAGTAGATATTTCGCAGTCTATGCTGCAGTGGAATCATTTTAACTGTTCAATctcaaagaacaagaagaaaatggatttttttatgtTGAAAAACCCATTGGAATGGTTAACACAGCACACATTTGACATGGTCCTGAGTGAAGAAGGTTACAATTTGTATAATGCTGGGTATGCTGTGGCCCACACCTATCACGAACTCATTTTTCAACAAGTAGAGTCTCAGGAAATGGCCAAACCCAAAGGACTATTCACTGACTGTCAGCAG GTGGCTTCTTTGCTGAAAACTAGGGTATTTACTAACCCTGTTGGAGAGCTGGTGAACATGAGTCATAAGGAAAATCAGTGTGCCAAGtatgacattttcatcatttggaattttccaaaaggccttggattaaaagtgaaaataggaaGCTATTTTCCTTGTTTGCCACAGAGTCAACAACTTCATATATCTGAAGACTGGGA ggtgcATGCCACAGAATATGAAAAT GTTCCCTCCTCAGTGTGTAGTGAGACATGTATTGCAGGATTCAGAAAAAGCCATCAGAAACAAACAGCCGactgctgctttgattgtgtaCAGTGCCAAGAAAATGAGATTGCCAATGATACA CCAACAGATATGGAGCAGTGTGTGAGATGTCCAGATTATTCTTATGCCAACTTAGAACAAACCAAGTGCCTCCAAAGAGTTGTGACATTTCTTGCTTATGAAGATCCATTGGGGATGGCTCTAGGCTGCCTGGCCCTGTCCTTTTCAGCCATCACAATTCTAGTACTAGTcacttttgtgaagtacagggatactcccattgtgaaagccaataaccgtattctcagctacatcctgctcatatctctagtcttctgttttctctgctcattGCTTTTCATTGGACATCCCAACCAGGCCACATGCATCCTGCAGCAGGCCACCTTTGCAATATTTTTCACAGTTGCTATTTCTACTGTGTTGGCCAAAACCGTAACTGTGGTCACAGCTTTCAAGCTCACTACTCCAGGGAGAAGGATAAGAAAGATGATGATAAAAGGGGCAACTAACTTGCTCATTCCCATTTGTACCCTAATCCAACTTGTTCTCTGTGGAATCTGGTTGGTGACATCTCCTCCATTTATTGACAGAGATATGCAATCTGAACATGGAAAGATAATCATCACTTGCAACAAAGGCTCAGTCATTGCCTTCCACTTTGTCTTGGGATATTTAGGCTCCTTGGCTCTGGGGagcttcactgtggctttcttggctAGGAACCTTCCTGACAGATTCAATGAGGCCAAGTTCCTAACATTCAGCATGTTGGTGTTCTACAGTGTTtggatcaccttcctccctgtctaccacagcacCAGGGGGAAGGTTATGGTTGTTCTGGAGGTTTTCTCCATCTTGGCTTCTAGTGCAGGGTTGCTTGGGTGCATATTTATCCAAAAGTGTTATGTTCTTTTACTTCGACCAGATTTAAatgttcttcagaaataa